The following proteins are encoded in a genomic region of Molothrus aeneus isolate 106 chromosome 14, BPBGC_Maene_1.0, whole genome shotgun sequence:
- the PABIR2 gene encoding PABIR family member 2: protein MAQEKMELDLELPPGSAAAPGDGGGLRRSNSAPLIHGLSDNSQVFQPYVLRTRRNSTTVMSRHGMFLSSSPIRIPSSRLHQIRREEGVDLMNREAAHEREVQTAMQISQSWEESLSLSDNDLDKSEKSFSPKRIDFVPVSPAPSPTRGIGKQCFSPSLQMFVSSNGLPPSPIPSPTRRFCNRRSQSPINCIRPSVLGPIKRKGEMETESQPKRLFQGTTNMLSPDVTHLTDLSSCLSSDILDGSSSSVGSSSDSLTKGSITTESPVTCSNSCSSFILMDDFSPK, encoded by the exons atGGCTCAGGAGAAGATGGAGCTGGACCTGGAGCTGCCGCCGGGGAGCGCCGCGGCCCCGGGCGACGGCGGCGGCCTGAGGCGGTCGAACAGCGCCCCGCTCATCCACGGGCTCAG TGACAACTCCCAGGTGTTTCAGCCTTACGTGTTGCGGACTCGCAGGAACAGCACAACAGTTATGAGCCGCCATGGAATG tttttgtCATCATCTCCTATTCGTATTCCTAGCAGCCGACTTCATCAGATCAGGAGG gaggaaggagtggaTTTAATGAACAGAGAAGCAGCACATGAAAG GGAAGTGCAGACAGCAATGCAGATAAGCCAGTCATGGGAGGAAAGCTTGAGCCTG AGCGACAATGACTTGGACAAGTCTGAGAAATCTTTTTCCCCAAAGAGAATAGACTTCGTTCCAGTTTCACCTGCACCTTCACCTACAAGAGGAATAGGAAAG caatgtTTTTCACCATCATTGCAAATGTTTGTGAGCAGTAATGGATTACCTCCAAGCCCTATTCCCAGTCCAACAAGGCGATTCTGCAA CAGGAGGAGTCAAAGTCCAATCAACTGTATCAGGCCCAGTGTTCTTGGCCccataaaaagaaaag GTGAAATGGAAACTGAAAGTCAGCCAAAGAGACTTTTCCAAGGAACAACCAACATGCTTTCTCCAGATGTTACACATCTGACAGATCTCAGTTCATG ccTGTCCTCGGATATTCTGGacgggagcagcagcagcgttgGCTCCTCCTCCGATTCCCTGACTAAAGGCAGCATCACCACGGAGTCTCCAGTGACGTGCTCCAACTCCTGCTCCTCGTTCATTCTCATGGATGACTTCTCACCCAAGTGA